A window of the Chloroflexus sp. Y-396-1 genome harbors these coding sequences:
- a CDS encoding helix-turn-helix domain-containing protein produces the protein MFGSKQSKQQRLERYAELLAEEPLTAAELAYRLGVPRSTVIRDLPLLEERGLLLTEDQEGRLHLFRRWW, from the coding sequence ATGTTTGGGAGCAAGCAGAGCAAGCAACAGCGACTTGAGCGATATGCCGAACTGTTGGCTGAAGAACCACTCACCGCAGCCGAATTAGCGTACCGGTTAGGGGTGCCACGTTCAACCGTGATCCGCGATCTACCTCTGCTCGAAGAACGTGGCTTGCTGTTAACCGAAGATCAGGAAGGGAGGTTACATCTGTTTCGACGTTGGTGGTAA
- a CDS encoding YafY family protein encodes MSRLERLITIDQMIRAKTYPSVADFCRRFEVSERAIYDDLAYLRDRIGAPLVYSRRHGGYFYRDSTWVMPALHVSEGELLAFLISTELSRRYLGASFAAPLRSFVQRIGRYLTDQISVHPEALLDHLTFQPGALAHVDPDLVQVINECIRECHPIEITYFTASRQEVTQRLIEPYHLFLVRGDLQVIAFDHLRREVRQFALYRIRHWQVRRYERFVRDPNFNVNTYLRNGFLGQGSMYSVEIVIAFDRFQAPYIRERQWHPTQQIEEQADGGLVLRFQSGALDEVKRWVLGYGSHARVLAPPELVQMVAAELQQAAANYAQTATMLQGRMLHCTEEGEM; translated from the coding sequence ATGTCGCGGTTGGAACGGCTCATTACGATTGACCAGATGATTAGAGCCAAGACGTATCCATCGGTCGCCGATTTTTGTCGGCGTTTTGAAGTGAGCGAGCGGGCCATTTACGACGATCTGGCGTATCTGCGAGATCGGATAGGCGCACCACTGGTTTACAGTCGGCGGCACGGTGGCTACTTCTACCGCGATTCAACATGGGTGATGCCGGCGCTGCACGTAAGCGAGGGGGAATTACTAGCATTTTTGATCAGTACCGAGCTTAGCCGACGCTACCTGGGTGCCTCATTTGCAGCGCCACTCCGGAGTTTTGTACAACGGATCGGACGCTACTTGACCGACCAGATAAGTGTACATCCTGAAGCATTGCTCGATCATTTGACATTCCAACCCGGAGCACTGGCTCACGTTGATCCTGACCTGGTGCAGGTCATCAACGAGTGTATCCGTGAGTGCCACCCTATCGAGATCACCTATTTCACGGCTAGTCGTCAGGAGGTAACGCAGCGCCTCATTGAGCCATATCATCTCTTTCTGGTCCGTGGCGACCTGCAAGTGATCGCGTTCGATCATCTGCGGCGTGAGGTACGGCAATTTGCGCTCTACCGGATCAGGCATTGGCAGGTACGGCGGTACGAACGTTTTGTGCGCGATCCCAACTTCAATGTAAACACCTATTTACGCAACGGTTTTCTCGGTCAGGGGAGCATGTATTCGGTCGAGATTGTGATTGCGTTTGATCGATTCCAGGCACCGTATATTCGTGAGCGGCAGTGGCATCCCACGCAGCAGATCGAGGAGCAGGCCGATGGTGGCCTGGTGTTGCGTTTTCAGAGCGGCGCGCTCGACGAAGTGAAGCGCTGGGTGTTGGGGTATGGGTCTCATGCTCGTGTGCTGGCGCCACCTGAATTGGTGCAGATGGTTGCCGCTGAGTTGCAACAAGCAGCAGCAAATTACGCGCAGACTGCAACTATGTTGCAGGGTAGGATGCTACACTGCACAGAGGAGGGTGAGATGTAG
- a CDS encoding CRISPR-associated protein Cst1, translated as MNKITYTGHPFIDVGFAAMTAFVGKQRFADLDTQDLQRIADYIEANYVRQPLRSFLTVAFTSNAWFAQSAFNPDRPGLSPEQRAEAQQKRRHWAKRHLRQWALAVANTEPCLFTGLPAAGLELSQKLQPGRVGRAQMPLLQGDDAINFFINGDPGLPMAPEAILALQTMPLGCAKIGGGLLAVHCDDEQLTIGFANQFLQRNLSDVARAQAAGEEKLPGSLRSLKTLLIETLTDILNRQSRYSQRRPAITAYYFNNGQSPFLEIYHLPLQITGFLLAVQTPTYRRIWNELVKRSWQTVATTGKRGKTAESAEPRFNYLYEDLFTLPEQAARFVRTYFLRTPDRRRSADDPRHGYSTLREAELVSWPLVELFVQEVMLMTDDRIAILKELGDKLADYTRHQGGKRFFRQFFTTQRSNDFLTLLSKTNIEYTRYKRGTDTLLDLDSFLAVFMEGEEVLRSDWRLMRDLVLIRMVEQLRDWIAANEDAIPTEEEVVVND; from the coding sequence ATGAACAAGATAACCTATACCGGCCATCCATTTATTGATGTTGGTTTTGCTGCCATGACGGCCTTTGTTGGCAAACAGCGGTTTGCCGATCTCGACACGCAAGACTTGCAGCGGATCGCCGATTACATCGAAGCGAATTATGTACGACAGCCGTTGCGTAGCTTCTTGACCGTTGCCTTTACCAGTAACGCATGGTTTGCTCAATCGGCTTTTAACCCTGACCGACCTGGACTATCGCCTGAGCAACGGGCTGAAGCGCAGCAGAAGCGCCGACACTGGGCTAAGCGCCATTTGCGACAGTGGGCGCTTGCTGTTGCCAACACCGAACCCTGCCTCTTCACCGGTTTACCGGCAGCCGGGCTTGAGTTGTCGCAGAAATTGCAACCAGGTCGGGTGGGACGGGCGCAGATGCCGTTGTTGCAGGGAGACGATGCGATCAACTTTTTCATTAACGGCGATCCCGGTTTGCCGATGGCGCCAGAGGCAATCCTGGCTCTACAGACGATGCCGCTCGGATGTGCAAAGATTGGTGGCGGGTTGTTGGCCGTCCATTGTGATGATGAGCAGTTGACGATTGGCTTTGCAAATCAATTTCTGCAACGTAATCTGAGCGACGTTGCAAGGGCACAGGCTGCCGGTGAGGAAAAGTTGCCCGGTTCGCTACGGAGCTTGAAAACCCTCCTGATTGAGACACTAACCGATATTCTGAATCGCCAGAGTAGGTATTCGCAACGCCGACCTGCCATCACTGCATATTACTTCAACAACGGCCAGTCGCCATTTCTCGAAATATACCATCTCCCGTTGCAGATCACCGGTTTTTTGCTGGCGGTGCAGACCCCAACCTATCGGCGAATTTGGAATGAGTTGGTGAAACGAAGCTGGCAAACGGTTGCAACGACAGGGAAACGGGGTAAGACCGCCGAATCGGCTGAACCGCGGTTTAACTACCTCTACGAAGACCTGTTTACCTTGCCAGAGCAGGCAGCTCGTTTTGTGCGTACCTATTTTCTCCGCACACCTGATCGCAGGCGGTCGGCTGATGACCCACGTCACGGCTATTCAACTTTGCGAGAGGCTGAGCTGGTTTCTTGGCCGCTGGTTGAACTTTTCGTACAGGAGGTAATGCTTATGACTGATGACCGGATAGCGATTCTGAAAGAGCTGGGCGATAAGTTGGCCGATTACACCCGCCACCAGGGCGGCAAACGCTTCTTCCGCCAGTTCTTTACTACGCAACGGAGCAATGACTTTCTGACGTTGCTTAGCAAGACCAACATTGAATACACCCGTTACAAGCGTGGTACCGATACCCTGTTAGATCTCGATAGTTTTTTAGCCGTTTTTATGGAGGGTGAAGAGGTATTACGGAGTGATTGGCGACTGATGCGCGATCTAGTGTTGATCCGTATGGTCGAGCAATTACGCGATTGGATTGCCGCGAATGAGGATGCGATTCCGACTGAGGAAGAGGTTGTGGTAAACGACTAG
- the cas7i gene encoding type I-B CRISPR-associated protein Cas7/Cst2/DevR, which produces MAFVTGLLLIDAPASALNNLGNIPGEREENTVGVKVISTKAGNFPYVSAQAFRYWLRMTLEQRVPEWRASPIFREEKIAYTDANPIRYWDDDLFGYMRAPGKADTAKRSREQMSSLEEATPVKDTVTRASPFRVSTLVSIAPVNPTSDFGVMARHEGNPVPHEHQFYRTTLKGLFSLDLWACGTFSYRNRTGFRNLDEERVRLISDVPGVEHLENEKSYRLPKTERLARVKALFTAMAQLEGGAKQTLHYTDVSPALAIFAVTKGGNHMFHHTVGANRAGLPEIKIEALRDALRVFADGILSPVYVGWVKGYLDEARASFEQFITDYNAQASAQNLPPIRLSHPREAFTTFVQDCDQHPEWLD; this is translated from the coding sequence ATGGCATTCGTGACCGGTTTACTGCTGATTGATGCTCCAGCATCGGCCCTCAACAATTTGGGCAATATTCCCGGTGAACGGGAAGAAAATACGGTAGGTGTGAAAGTGATCTCCACCAAAGCCGGTAATTTCCCCTACGTTTCGGCGCAGGCATTCCGGTACTGGCTGCGAATGACGCTTGAACAGCGCGTACCGGAATGGCGGGCATCGCCGATTTTCCGCGAAGAGAAGATCGCCTACACCGACGCCAACCCGATCCGGTATTGGGACGATGACCTTTTCGGGTACATGCGGGCGCCTGGCAAGGCCGACACTGCCAAACGGAGTCGTGAGCAAATGAGTTCGCTTGAAGAAGCGACACCGGTGAAGGATACGGTCACCCGCGCCTCACCATTTCGCGTTAGTACACTGGTTTCAATCGCCCCTGTCAATCCTACCAGTGATTTCGGTGTCATGGCTCGCCACGAGGGGAATCCGGTACCGCATGAACATCAATTCTACCGGACAACATTAAAAGGTCTGTTCTCACTTGATCTATGGGCTTGCGGCACCTTCTCGTACCGCAATCGTACCGGCTTCCGTAATCTCGATGAGGAACGGGTCCGCCTGATTAGTGATGTGCCTGGGGTAGAACACCTCGAAAATGAGAAATCGTATCGGTTGCCGAAAACCGAGCGGCTGGCACGGGTGAAGGCCCTCTTTACCGCTATGGCGCAGCTAGAGGGTGGGGCAAAGCAGACGTTGCACTACACTGATGTCAGTCCGGCGCTGGCGATCTTTGCCGTCACCAAAGGCGGGAACCACATGTTCCATCATACCGTTGGAGCCAATCGGGCCGGATTACCGGAGATCAAGATCGAGGCCTTGCGTGACGCATTGCGAGTTTTCGCCGATGGTATCCTCTCGCCGGTGTACGTAGGCTGGGTGAAAGGCTATCTCGACGAGGCGCGGGCCAGTTTTGAGCAGTTTATTACCGATTACAATGCGCAGGCCTCTGCTCAGAATCTACCACCAATTCGGCTGAGCCATCCCCGTGAAGCATTCACAACCTTCGTTCAAGATTGCGATCAGCACCCTGAATGGCTGGACTAG
- the cas5 gene encoding CRISPR-associated protein Cas5, whose product MQVLKIVLEGISTSFRYPHFMLGVQPSFPLPPPATIYGHICSALGDWIDPEGVMFAYHFTVAGAGYDLEHIHVLSAASGKLPGGEPKVLEGNINPFKRHILLFPRLTLYLNRPEWIDAFRSPRYPVVLGRSQDLAAYTQVETIELQRTDQVYFEHTLLPYSMAAQIPVGIVTLMPRWIDYRNRRKPNFERYLMLTERVTSVQMLRFSEQSANYWSDPTAPTVDGLALGLWFHTFVGAPDEAFSMA is encoded by the coding sequence ATGCAGGTGCTCAAGATCGTGCTCGAAGGCATATCAACCTCGTTCCGTTACCCTCACTTTATGCTGGGAGTACAGCCGAGCTTTCCATTGCCTCCGCCCGCGACCATCTACGGGCACATTTGTAGCGCTCTGGGTGACTGGATCGATCCGGAAGGAGTGATGTTTGCCTATCATTTCACTGTTGCCGGTGCAGGGTACGACCTTGAGCATATCCACGTGCTCTCGGCTGCATCGGGGAAACTACCCGGTGGCGAACCCAAGGTGCTTGAAGGGAACATCAATCCCTTCAAGCGCCATATCCTGCTCTTTCCGCGGTTAACCCTCTACCTCAACCGGCCGGAATGGATCGACGCCTTTCGTTCTCCGCGCTACCCGGTGGTCTTGGGCCGTTCACAGGATTTGGCTGCGTATACTCAGGTGGAAACAATTGAACTTCAGCGAACTGATCAGGTCTATTTTGAGCACACGCTGCTCCCGTACAGCATGGCCGCTCAGATACCGGTTGGCATTGTAACGTTGATGCCGCGCTGGATCGACTATCGCAACCGTCGGAAGCCCAACTTTGAACGCTATCTGATGCTCACCGAACGGGTGACATCTGTACAGATGCTGCGCTTTAGTGAACAGTCTGCAAACTACTGGAGTGATCCCACAGCACCGACTGTTGATGGATTAGCGTTGGGTTTGTGGTTTCATACCTTCGTAGGAGCACCTGATGAAGCCTTCTCCATGGCCTAA
- a CDS encoding CRISPR-associated helicase/endonuclease Cas3 — protein MKPSPWPNQIEHLLAKSQQHGGETLAEHTWDVLCRLADLYHLRPSLIPDRQWHCLYWAAFLHDFGKAARGFQRRLKGGPTWDHRHEVLSLGFVDTIAHSLSAEEQRWLVAAIVSHHRDADEIAQLYPPGLRKDPLIELCNDLPEQTAQDLFTWLATCANPWRDQLGIGKVVAAITLQRSCIDPKRIRHWLTVYQDWVDTLANSVTAVATRLPGILLRGLITTADHLASAHLHRLPPPIRSHWRLLFSPDQQVYPHQQSSAALSGKTEAMLLMAPTGSGKTEAALAWALGDATQAPARIFYVLPYQASMNAMYDRLRHLFGEQAVGLQHGRAAQALYARFRDGEEWSASVARRVQWEKNLNLLHARPLKVLSPYQLLKALFQLRGFEAMLTDYTQAAFIFDEIHAYEPERLALIIGLMRYLRQYLNARFLVMSATFPSLIIDRLTHVLGTPAMVQATPDIFARFRRHRLHLRDGELIDPETIQEIANCVQAGQQVLVCANTVARAQMLRDLLAQAGLKEEQLILLHSRFTYRDRNQIEQTIRDRCAHGSVQRAPLALVATQVVEVSLDIDLDTIYTDPAPLEALLQRFGRVNRRGMKGIAPVYVFRQPADGQGVYGRHHDPAQAGHIVRVTLTELEQHNGTIIDEAAVQEWLDRIYADPLLYQQWREAFERMQQQVDLIINGLCPFQSDQQREDEFEQMFDGVDVVPQCFERDYIDLLVNERFIEANDYLVSISKQRFAILRSQGKLQPAETTGRRRIWVAQTPYDSRNGLSFGDIISDPDWS, from the coding sequence ATGAAGCCTTCTCCATGGCCTAACCAAATCGAGCATTTGTTGGCGAAGAGCCAGCAGCACGGTGGTGAGACCCTTGCCGAGCACACGTGGGATGTCCTTTGTCGGTTGGCCGATCTCTACCACCTACGCCCAAGTCTGATTCCCGACCGGCAGTGGCATTGTCTCTACTGGGCTGCCTTTCTACACGACTTCGGCAAAGCGGCGCGTGGCTTTCAACGGCGATTGAAGGGTGGACCGACATGGGATCACCGCCATGAAGTGCTCTCGTTGGGCTTTGTCGATACAATTGCCCACAGCTTGAGTGCAGAAGAACAGCGTTGGCTGGTGGCGGCCATCGTCTCTCACCATCGCGATGCAGACGAAATTGCGCAACTGTATCCGCCTGGATTGCGTAAAGACCCGCTCATTGAGCTGTGTAACGACCTGCCTGAGCAAACGGCGCAAGATTTGTTCACCTGGTTAGCTACCTGCGCCAATCCCTGGCGCGATCAATTGGGGATAGGAAAGGTGGTAGCAGCGATTACTCTGCAACGATCTTGTATTGATCCGAAACGGATACGACACTGGCTGACAGTCTACCAGGACTGGGTTGATACGTTGGCCAATTCGGTCACTGCGGTCGCTACCCGCCTTCCCGGCATCCTGCTCCGCGGCCTCATCACTACTGCCGACCATCTAGCGTCTGCCCATTTGCATCGTCTACCACCACCGATCAGGAGTCACTGGCGATTGCTCTTCTCACCTGACCAACAGGTCTACCCACACCAACAGAGTAGTGCAGCGCTTTCGGGCAAAACGGAAGCGATGCTGTTAATGGCGCCAACCGGTAGTGGAAAAACAGAGGCGGCGCTGGCCTGGGCGCTAGGGGATGCGACGCAGGCACCCGCACGAATCTTCTACGTTCTGCCATACCAGGCCAGCATGAATGCGATGTATGACCGTCTACGCCATCTCTTCGGCGAGCAGGCAGTTGGTCTCCAACACGGACGGGCAGCGCAGGCCCTTTATGCCCGGTTCCGAGATGGTGAAGAGTGGTCGGCGAGCGTTGCGCGGCGCGTACAGTGGGAGAAGAATCTCAACCTGTTGCACGCCCGTCCTCTCAAAGTCCTCAGTCCATACCAACTGCTCAAAGCGCTATTCCAACTGCGTGGCTTTGAAGCCATGCTAACCGATTACACGCAGGCAGCGTTTATTTTCGATGAGATTCACGCTTACGAGCCAGAGCGACTGGCGCTGATCATCGGCCTGATGCGCTATCTTCGCCAGTATCTGAACGCCCGTTTCCTTGTGATGTCGGCAACATTTCCTTCGCTCATCATTGACCGACTGACCCATGTCCTTGGCACACCGGCAATGGTTCAGGCGACGCCGGACATCTTTGCTCGTTTCCGTCGTCATCGGCTACACCTGCGCGATGGTGAATTGATCGATCCGGAGACCATTCAAGAGATTGCCAACTGTGTCCAGGCTGGTCAGCAAGTGTTGGTGTGTGCAAACACCGTCGCACGTGCGCAGATGCTTCGTGATCTCCTAGCTCAGGCTGGTCTGAAAGAAGAACAGCTTATACTTCTCCACAGTCGGTTTACGTATCGTGATCGCAACCAGATCGAACAGACAATTCGGGATCGCTGTGCGCATGGCAGCGTCCAACGTGCGCCATTAGCACTCGTTGCTACGCAAGTGGTTGAAGTTAGTCTCGACATTGACCTCGACACTATCTACACCGATCCGGCGCCGTTAGAAGCACTCTTACAACGATTTGGACGGGTCAATCGGCGCGGAATGAAAGGGATCGCCCCCGTCTATGTCTTCCGCCAACCGGCAGACGGCCAGGGGGTGTACGGCCGCCATCATGATCCCGCTCAGGCCGGCCACATTGTGCGGGTGACTCTCACCGAACTGGAGCAGCACAACGGCACGATTATTGATGAAGCTGCCGTTCAGGAATGGCTCGACCGTATCTACGCCGATCCCCTGCTTTATCAGCAATGGCGAGAGGCATTCGAGCGTATGCAGCAACAAGTTGACCTCATCATCAACGGTCTCTGCCCGTTTCAAAGCGATCAGCAACGTGAAGATGAATTTGAGCAAATGTTCGATGGTGTCGATGTCGTGCCCCAATGCTTTGAACGTGACTACATCGATCTGCTGGTCAACGAACGCTTCATCGAGGCGAACGACTACCTGGTCAGCATCAGCAAACAGCGCTTCGCCATCTTACGCAGTCAGGGTAAACTCCAACCGGCAGAAACGACGGGGCGACGGCGCATTTGGGTTGCCCAAACTCCTTACGACTCACGGAACGGCCTTTCGTTTGGCGATATTATCAGCGATCCAGATTGGAGCTAA
- the cas6 gene encoding CRISPR system precrRNA processing endoribonuclease RAMP protein Cas6, with amino-acid sequence MTLTVHHLVFTVTAETPIALAMQSGPAVRGAIANSLWGRFCVNKEATTCAGCIVYQHCPVAALVAPMRSEDEKGSEQRPRPYVVRPPLDSGRKYQPGETFQFGLALFGKAEIFFPYIVMAVYELERDGIGIKLAELGYRRGRFTLQTIEAYNPLTATRQTLYPLPGRTVSFPGLPIDSTTVADYAARLPTDQITLTFHTPLRLIDQDRLVKTIALRPLIQRLMRRLDDLSRAYGDGPLDIDFRGLLEIAEQVTVTADQTRWIDVVSVSSRQQRRTPVGGLIGSATFYGPITPLRELIVWGSLIHVGRNAVKGDGWYTPEGMPSFPGFDTTVFSR; translated from the coding sequence ATGACCCTTACCGTTCATCATTTGGTCTTTACCGTTACCGCAGAAACCCCAATTGCGCTGGCGATGCAGAGTGGTCCAGCAGTACGAGGGGCGATTGCCAACTCACTATGGGGACGGTTCTGCGTCAACAAGGAAGCAACCACCTGTGCCGGCTGCATAGTGTACCAACACTGCCCTGTCGCTGCACTGGTTGCGCCGATGCGCAGTGAAGACGAAAAAGGCAGTGAACAACGACCACGTCCATATGTTGTTCGTCCACCACTTGATAGCGGACGGAAATACCAACCTGGTGAAACCTTCCAGTTTGGCCTAGCACTCTTCGGCAAAGCCGAAATCTTCTTTCCCTATATCGTCATGGCTGTTTACGAACTGGAACGTGATGGTATCGGCATAAAACTGGCTGAATTAGGGTACCGTCGTGGACGTTTTACCCTGCAAACTATCGAAGCGTACAATCCACTCACGGCAACACGGCAAACCCTCTACCCATTACCCGGGAGAACCGTCAGTTTCCCTGGATTACCGATAGATTCAACGACAGTAGCCGATTACGCGGCGCGGTTGCCGACCGATCAGATCACCTTAACCTTTCACACTCCACTGCGACTCATCGACCAGGATCGGCTGGTTAAGACCATCGCCTTACGGCCGCTTATCCAGCGCCTGATGCGGCGCCTCGACGATCTCTCGCGGGCGTATGGTGATGGTCCGCTCGACATTGATTTTCGCGGCCTGCTGGAAATTGCCGAACAAGTGACGGTCACTGCTGACCAAACACGCTGGATCGACGTAGTGAGCGTCTCATCGCGTCAGCAACGACGAACACCCGTAGGTGGTCTGATCGGCAGCGCTACCTTCTACGGGCCAATAACGCCCCTGCGCGAACTGATTGTCTGGGGGAGCCTGATCCACGTCGGGCGGAACGCAGTGAAAGGAGATGGATGGTATACACCGGAGGGTATGCCATCATTCCCAGGATTTGACACGACCGTATTCTCTCGTTAG
- the cas1 gene encoding CRISPR-associated endonuclease Cas1, which yields MELIVDERGSFIGKHQGRLRVTKDNEPAKEVPIMHLRQVIICGNGVGISSDAIRACSEEGIPIHFISTNGTPYASLYSAGLTGTVLTRRAQLRAYDGPTGVVLARSFTLGKLGNQANLLRYAAKNRKENAPEIYELLMATASEVVDFQITVERLQADTVDDIREELMGIEGRYAARYWQAIGALVPPELNWPGRETRGASDPFNQVLNYGYGVLYGQVEHAIVLAGLDPYAGLLHADRPGKPSLVLDLIEEFRQAVVDRPLLGQITRGWQIGREEDGRLDQPTRERIATKVLERLNSTEPYEGKRQPLRHILQCQARHIATFVRGERETYTPFIMGW from the coding sequence ATGGAACTCATCGTTGACGAACGAGGCAGCTTCATTGGCAAACACCAGGGCCGTCTGCGGGTCACAAAAGACAATGAGCCAGCAAAAGAAGTCCCGATAATGCACCTGCGACAGGTTATCATCTGCGGTAATGGTGTTGGGATCAGTAGTGATGCGATACGTGCGTGTAGTGAAGAGGGCATACCTATTCACTTCATTAGCACCAATGGCACACCGTATGCCAGCCTATATAGTGCCGGTCTCACCGGTACAGTACTCACTCGTCGAGCACAACTCCGCGCCTACGACGGCCCGACCGGTGTCGTCCTGGCGCGGAGTTTCACGTTGGGGAAACTGGGCAATCAGGCAAATCTGCTGCGTTATGCGGCGAAAAATCGTAAAGAAAACGCTCCAGAAATCTACGAGCTCCTCATGGCAACTGCCAGCGAAGTCGTTGATTTCCAGATTACTGTCGAGCGTTTACAAGCCGACACCGTAGACGACATTCGTGAAGAACTCATGGGCATCGAAGGTCGTTATGCAGCCCGTTATTGGCAGGCCATCGGTGCGCTAGTACCGCCTGAACTCAACTGGCCAGGGCGCGAAACGCGAGGCGCCAGCGATCCGTTCAACCAGGTACTGAACTACGGCTACGGCGTACTCTACGGCCAGGTCGAACATGCCATTGTCCTGGCCGGCTTAGACCCGTATGCTGGCCTGCTCCACGCTGACCGACCGGGCAAACCGAGCCTTGTTCTCGACCTGATCGAAGAGTTCCGACAGGCCGTGGTTGATCGCCCGCTGCTTGGGCAAATCACCCGTGGCTGGCAGATCGGTCGCGAAGAAGATGGACGGCTCGACCAACCGACTCGTGAGCGCATTGCCACCAAAGTCCTGGAGCGCCTCAATTCGACTGAGCCATACGAAGGCAAGCGGCAACCGTTGCGCCACATTCTCCAATGTCAGGCCCGCCACATCGCCACCTTCGTCCGTGGCGAGCGCGAGACCTACACACCGTTCATTATGGGGTGGTAA
- the cas2 gene encoding CRISPR-associated endonuclease Cas2, whose amino-acid sequence MQCLVIYDIPNDRARQRVADACLDYGLQRIQYSAFAGNLSRTHQRALFGEITRRLKGYTANVQLFVFDAKTWSERKILEQQYDDA is encoded by the coding sequence ATGCAATGTCTTGTCATCTACGACATCCCCAACGATCGCGCACGGCAGCGGGTGGCTGATGCCTGTCTCGATTACGGCCTACAGCGAATACAATACAGCGCCTTTGCCGGTAATCTCAGCCGAACGCATCAAAGGGCACTCTTCGGTGAAATCACCCGGCGGCTAAAGGGCTACACAGCCAACGTGCAGCTCTTCGTCTTCGATGCCAAAACGTGGAGTGAGCGCAAAATTCTGGAGCAACAGTATGACGATGCCTGA
- the cas4 gene encoding CRISPR-associated protein Cas4, whose translation MTMPDLDTIEVSDIKQWRYCPRVVWYTYCLPSIRPKTDLMRQGAASHRAEEDREERRSLRTYGLKSGERFFHVYLRSERLGVRGILDLAIAVPNRSDPAAKVVVVDYKDSEQAAGPHFKLQVGAYALLIEDVWGLPVETGWIYHIPLRKAEKVPISPQLRKNVLETIAAVQKAIQTEALPAPPSSRAMCVNCEFRRFCNDVV comes from the coding sequence ATGACGATGCCTGATCTCGACACCATCGAAGTAAGTGACATCAAACAATGGCGATACTGTCCGCGGGTTGTCTGGTATACCTATTGTCTGCCATCCATCCGACCGAAAACCGATCTCATGCGTCAAGGCGCTGCCAGTCATCGTGCCGAGGAAGATCGGGAGGAACGACGTTCGCTTCGCACATACGGATTGAAAAGCGGTGAGCGTTTTTTCCACGTCTATCTGCGATCAGAGCGACTTGGGGTAAGAGGAATCCTCGATCTGGCTATCGCAGTACCTAACCGGTCGGATCCGGCGGCAAAAGTAGTTGTTGTTGACTACAAAGATAGTGAGCAGGCAGCCGGCCCACACTTCAAACTTCAGGTTGGCGCCTATGCACTCCTCATCGAAGACGTATGGGGACTACCGGTAGAAACCGGCTGGATATACCACATTCCGCTACGCAAAGCAGAGAAAGTTCCGATCAGCCCGCAGCTACGAAAAAACGTGCTTGAAACTATCGCGGCAGTACAGAAAGCTATCCAAACCGAAGCCCTACCGGCGCCGCCAAGCAGTCGAGCAATGTGTGTCAATTGTGAATTTCGCCGCTTCTGTAACGACGTTGTATAG